AAATTAATACCGAATAAATCAATGACACGTTCAGGATTTAAAAGGAACAATACAAGCAAATTTTTAGAGCCAGAACAAAAACCTATAATTGACTATACTCCCTTAATTGAGCATTTATCAGAACCATGTAGCCCTTTACGTCCCATGTCTATAGAAGAACCTCAAAGTTCGGTTCCACATGAAATTAACTTAAAACAATCAGAAGACTTGGAAGAAACGATTAAATTGCAAAGAACATCTACGCCTAGAATACAACGTTCcaatctaaacaaaaaatcaaaattacgtGTTAAATCTGTAGATCTTAACAATAGAAAACTCTTCAGAAATTGTTTAGTATCACCTATACCAACAGATGAAGCAGCAATTTATGGCCAATCATGGGCATGTGGTTTTCGTAAATTAAGTCCACAACAAaaactttttgctaaaaaaGCCATAGATGAAATATTAATACTAGGACAACTAAATGCTTTAAAACTGAATACAGTACAAATGAATGGCAATTTATTAGAGGTGGTGGCTAGCGACGAAGGTTGACTGGTAGGAAATGTGCTTCCTATGTGTAATATTAGTATTTAAATTACAAGCCAAAAATCTAAGAAATAAGGAATTGTTTTGTTATAAACGTTTtgagtgtataaaataaaaataagaggttttaatgaaaataacgtttcttttaaatgtattaTAATCTGTAACAAATCAGATATGTGGATATAACAGGAGAGCTATACActgttgtgccgaatcttatataaccttcaccaaattatacatttcGTTCAGATTGAaaacagtttttgtaaaaagaaattttaggaTTCttatggcgaagggtataaaaagagccaTGCTCATACATAGAATCTAATAAGGGCGGTCTATTTGAGTTTTGTCtaccagaatatgtaaaaaaccCGATTTGGAAAGAAAAAACGAGATACGATCTTTCGATATGTagagtggtggccaggaatttaagacaaaaatatttccacaaatacatatgtatgtatgcatgaggactattttaaaatattcggaccaaatttcgtatttttagttccattagtttcggtcatatcatgttattaacagcagatgttcgctgaggtgggtcaacgtatttccacaaaactttgtccatatatgttttaccgattttttcaaacatttttcagaaactagaaacaataataaatttcatacccttagaggtccttttattttggctctattgcacttaaaattcagttgatgaaaaaaattcaagtatttgacTTAAATTGGTGGAAACCACTGtatatattgtaaaatatcaatcctttaatattaatttattgagAACAAAGATTAATTACCCAAATTTTTCACTGTCCATTACACTGTATATCAAACACTAACACAGCATCTAAATGAACTGAAACATTGCAAATTCCAATTAATATATCAAATGTTTATTcgttataaaaatgtgtgtaaagTTATTCAACACTAATTTTAACGCTAAAGCTTTTTTTGTTTCTCAACAATTCGTTCATCATATGTTGCTTCTTGAGGAtaagtaaacaatttaattgtttacttCTTACCAGCATCTTCCTTCAGACCCACTGTACGGTTAAAAACCACCTTTTCCTTAGTAGTATCCGGATCTACCGAGAAGAAACCAATACGCTCAAACTGGAATTTATCGTATACTTTGCACTCCAACAAAGAGCGATCAGCATACGATTGTAATACAGTTTTAGAGTCCGATTTAATGTCTGATAAAAAGCCTGCAGGCACTTCGTTAGGATCTtcagggtttttgtgtttaaatagCAATTCATATAGGCGGACTTCGATTTGTATGGGCTGAGACACCCATTGTATAAAGGCTTTTGGTTTTTCAGCCGTATCCGTAGACTGGCATTCGCAAACAAGTTCGGTTACATGACCGGCAGCATCCTTTTTAACTTCTTTCAGAGACAATACGAGATTGGCATGTCTCAAGCCAACAGTCTGGCCAGGAGCCAAACGACGGTAGCCCTTTTCTGATTCCTGTTTAAAATCACTTTGTTCTATGTACACCACACGATCTAAGGTGATTTTGTGACTACCCAATTCAGGATTTTGTGGGAAATTAGGTACTTCAATTTCTACCGGACCAGCATGAGGATAATTTTCTAGGGTTATTTTTAAAGGTTCCAATACCACCAATCTACGGGGGGCACTCACATTAAGAACATCTCTTACGGACGCTTCCAACATAGTAGGATCCACAGAAATTTGTGCGCCAGTAACACCCATTTGAGCACAGAAATTGTTGATTGCTTCGGCGGGGAAACCACGTCTTCTTAAAGCGGTCAAGGTAAACAAACGAGGATCATCCCAGTCATTAACAATTTTCTCGGTAATCAATTTAGCAATTTTACGCTTTGATACCAGAGCATAATTCATATTCAAGCGACCGTATTCCCACTGTACCGGACAGTAGATATCCAAGGCAT
The nucleotide sequence above comes from Calliphora vicina chromosome 1, idCalVici1.1, whole genome shotgun sequence. Encoded proteins:
- the LOC135955534 gene encoding uncharacterized protein LOC135955534 yields the protein MAITANKKFWTEFIDIYHSLPSLWNTKDENYNNRESRSLSWYKLVEKLQEVEPDANQDSVKRKINTFRSNFNREVRKIRQTQKEQPTEVYNPTLWYFDHLSFLLNQEKYNIGSGHYDEGMTLMGLTTAKSENMDENETMHEVSINQEEMDMSNHDQKTSYEKLIPNKSMTRSGFKRNNTSKFLEPEQKPIIDYTPLIEHLSEPCSPLRPMSIEEPQSSVPHEINLKQSEDLEETIKLQRTSTPRIQRSNLNKKSKLRVKSVDLNNRKLFRNCLVSPIPTDEAAIYGQSWACGFRKLSPQQKLFAKKAIDEILILGQLNALKLNTVQMNGNLLEVVASDEG